One region of Ananas comosus cultivar F153 linkage group 9, ASM154086v1, whole genome shotgun sequence genomic DNA includes:
- the LOC109714925 gene encoding pentatricopeptide repeat-containing protein At3g46790, chloroplastic-like codes for MLPRDPFALAALARAAAARACSGAGAGAGAADAAALHAFALRLGALPADPVLANALVLAYSRCGLLSPHARQLFDEMPLRTPASWNTLMSELSRSGPPSSHKEVFDLLYLMQIDGLRPDGFTVSVVLPLCGGGPAGLLRGREIHGFVVRNDLGLGSDFHVGSCLIDMYCRVRRVDLGRRVFDKMRVKNVVNWTAMIGAYVEIREFAEAMRLFREMQCKGGIFPNRATLVSVLPAVGSLVSLLEAKQIHGYSFRMWLSREVSLNNALIDTYSKCGSLYYATRIFDDGSWHKDTISWSSIISSYGIHGKGEEAVGLFNEMCSLGIKPDSIIGLVVLSACCRAGLVENALEIYNSLVKDHEIIPTVEMCSCMVDLLGRAGQLNRALDFIKSMKVVPGPSVWGALFDASVIHNNQEMQILAYESLLQLEQKNPSNFVSLSNLHAFSGRWDIVEQVRTKMKQSRLKKMAGCSWLNVNFSEC; via the coding sequence ATGCTCCCGCGCGACCCCTTCGCCCTCGCCGCGCTCGCCCGAGCGGCCGCCGCGCGCGCTtgctccggcgccggcgccggcgccggagccGCCGACGCTGCGGCGCTCCACGCCTTCGCCCTTCGCCTCGGTGCCCTCCCCGCTGATCCCGTCCTCGCCAACGCCCTTGTGCTCGCCTACTCCCGCTGCGGCCTCCTCAGCCCCCACGCTCGCCAattgttcgacgaaatgcccctTCGAACCCCCGCCTCTTGGAATACCCTCATGTCCGAGCTCTCCCGATCGGGCCCTCCTTCGAGCCACAAAGAGGTCTTCGATCTCCTATATTTGATGCAAATTGATGGGCTGAGGCCGGACGGGTTCACGGTCTCCGTGGTTTTGCCGTTGTGCGGCGGGGGCCCTGCGGGTCTGCTTCGGGGGAGGGAGATTCATGGGTTCGTAGTGAGGAATGATTTGGGTCTGGGTTCAGATTTCCATGTGGGTAGTTGTTTGATCGATATGTACTGCAGAGTCCGGCGTGTGGATCTGGGAAGGCGGGTGTTCGACAAAATGCGGGTGAAGAATGTGGTGAATTGGACTGCAATGATCGGCGCGTATGTAGAGATCAGGGAGTTTGCGGAAGCGATGCGGCTTTTCCGCGAAATGCAGTGCAAAGGTGGGATTTTTCCTAATAGGGCCACGTTGGTCAGCGTCCTCCCGGCGGTTGGGTCTCTCGTGAGCTTGCTAGAGGCGAAGCAGATCCATGGATACTCCTTTCGAATGTGGTTGAGTAGAGAGGTTTCACTGAACAATGCTTTGATTGACACATACTCCAAATGCGGAAGCTTGTATTATGCAACGCGTATTTTTGATGATGGTTCTTGGCATAAGGACACCATCTCGTGGAGCTCGATAATTTCAAGTTATGGAATTCATGGTAAAGGAGAGGAAGCTGTCGGGTTATTTAATGAAATGTGTAGTTTGGGAATCAAACCAGATAGCATAATTGGCCTGGTTGTCCTTTCGGCTTGTTGTCGAGCTGGTTTAGTGGAAAATGCTCTCGAGATTTATAATTCATTGGTGAAAGATCATGAGATTATTCCCACTGTCGAAATGTGTTCCTGCATGGTCGATTTGCTGGGCCGAGCTGGACAGCTGAATCGTGCTCTGGATTTTATAAAATCAATGAAGGTAGTACCCGGTCCAAGTGTTTGGGGAGCCCTTTTCGATGCTTCGGTGATTCACAACAATCAGGAAATGCAAATTTTGGCTTATGAATCTCTTCTTCAGTTAGAACAGAAGAACCCGTCAAACTTTGTCTCACTTTCGAATCTACATGCATTTTCTGGAAGGTGGGATATTGTGGAACAAGTGAGGACAAAGATGAAACAAAGTAGGTTGAAAAAAATGGCTGGTTGCAGTTGGCTAAATGTGAATTTTTCAGAATGCTGA